One segment of bacterium DNA contains the following:
- a CDS encoding FtsQ-type POTRA domain-containing protein, with translation MKSIYTHIKINNEHLKKKKRKVQKDIPPHYIWKKVLHGVLTGLLMLIVILVGIQLTMFVFWSNYFSLRKVEISTTKQINRTEILNLADVQLQKNLVTLPTRNIIKRVMVHPWVKEVRIQKRFPATIRIDVVERSPIAVVCGKEMYGVDAEGYLLPGIYPESLQELPIVTVPENVLVEHPTRINSDGMRNVLTVITYLKENAPWFLKEISEFNITAPDNLLLYTLHEGTEIRLGKENFEERLNKLLHIWQIIKQQQLEEEYIDLRFDKQGIVTKPKIVNKKRDKGTESNKVQT, from the coding sequence ATGAAATCCATCTATACCCATATAAAAATCAATAATGAACATCTTAAAAAGAAGAAACGTAAAGTTCAGAAAGACATTCCACCACACTATATTTGGAAAAAGGTATTGCATGGTGTATTAACTGGATTGTTGATGTTGATCGTAATTCTTGTAGGGATTCAATTAACTATGTTTGTATTCTGGTCTAATTATTTTTCGCTGCGTAAAGTCGAAATTAGTACAACAAAACAGATTAATAGAACCGAAATACTTAATTTAGCCGATGTACAGTTGCAAAAGAATCTAGTCACTTTACCAACACGGAATATTATTAAGCGAGTTATGGTTCATCCCTGGGTAAAAGAAGTTCGGATACAAAAACGGTTTCCAGCTACGATACGAATAGATGTAGTTGAACGTAGTCCTATCGCAGTAGTATGCGGAAAAGAAATGTATGGTGTTGATGCTGAAGGATATCTGCTACCAGGAATATATCCGGAATCGTTACAAGAATTACCGATAGTTACAGTCCCAGAGAATGTACTCGTTGAACATCCAACCCGTATCAATTCAGACGGAATGCGGAATGTTCTAACGGTTATCACCTATTTAAAAGAAAATGCGCCATGGTTTCTGAAGGAAATATCAGAATTCAATATTACTGCACCGGATAACCTTTTGTTGTATACGCTGCATGAAGGGACAGAAATTCGTCTTGGGAAAGAAAATTTTGAAGAACGATTAAACAAATTGTTACACATCTGGCAGATAATAAAACAGCAGCAGCTGGAAGAAGAATATATAGATTTACGATTTGATAAACAAGGCATTGTAACGAAGCCCAAAATTGTGAATAAAAAGCGAGATAAAGGAACGGAATCCAATAAGGTACAAACATAA
- the murC gene encoding UDP-N-acetylmuramate--L-alanine ligase — protein MQQQQISSAVKHIHFIGIGGTGMNGLAQVYLQLGYEVSGSDKSVSEATQRLQQLGAKVYFGHAPENINGANLVVYSSAIDPENPELVEAKKRNIPIWHRADLLADLMKTRQVIAVAGTHGKTTTSSMIFSMLLHAGLQPTAIIGGKVQEIGSSAMLGRGTWLVAETDESDKSFLRLTPKIAVVNNIEADHLEHYDGKFENIVTAFIQFMHLVPPDGFVLIGYDDPTARTLVEKSIRPVVTFGLHREADVRAENIRYVQFGSRFDLIYKNEKKAEVAIRMPGKHNVQNALAAIAVGIVLELDIAQILPGLEGFNGVGRRFEIKGVVNGITVVDDYAHNPSKVAAAIAACRTGDAKRVIAVFQPHRYTRTKFLAEQFGQSFTAADELIITEIYAAGETPLPGISSQTIIDAAKINGFERITYIPNRDEINDYLIKTVQPGDIVIYLGAGDIWRLADDLVARLKQKMQTRLSVDDPFPPIQGKVISQAIMKDYTTLKIGGKAELLVIPENIESLTQILHYAKHKGITPFILGAGSNILVRDNGIPGITIKLGEGFKHIEQVDTLLIRCGAAVMLPDLVKFSAAAELTGLEALVGIPGTVGGAIYMNAGAFNHSISECIATITIVDFEGNIKVLTKEEVTFDEHKTNLDKVIIVECLLKLLPGNKQEILAKMQQYTDRRAATQPLEYPSAGCFFRNPKGEGAGRWIDRAGLKGTRIGGAMISEKHANYIVNVGNATAQDCLELINLVQQKVKREFNIDLELEVKIVGAS, from the coding sequence ATGCAGCAACAACAGATATCCTCGGCAGTAAAACATATTCATTTTATCGGAATCGGTGGAACAGGTATGAATGGACTAGCTCAGGTATATCTCCAGTTAGGGTACGAAGTGTCCGGTTCTGATAAATCTGTTTCTGAAGCGACACAGCGGTTGCAACAGTTAGGGGCAAAAGTGTATTTCGGTCATGCACCCGAAAATATTAACGGGGCAAATTTAGTCGTTTATTCGAGCGCAATAGATCCAGAAAATCCAGAATTAGTCGAAGCAAAAAAACGGAATATTCCAATTTGGCATCGGGCAGATTTATTAGCTGATTTAATGAAAACGCGACAGGTTATCGCTGTCGCAGGAACCCATGGTAAAACTACTACTAGTTCGATGATATTCTCAATGTTGCTCCATGCGGGATTACAACCAACAGCAATTATCGGTGGGAAGGTTCAAGAAATTGGCAGTTCTGCAATGCTCGGACGAGGGACATGGCTGGTTGCGGAGACCGATGAAAGTGATAAATCGTTCTTGCGGCTAACCCCCAAAATTGCGGTTGTTAATAATATTGAAGCAGACCATCTAGAGCATTACGATGGAAAATTTGAAAATATCGTTACCGCATTTATTCAATTCATGCATTTAGTACCACCGGATGGTTTTGTTTTGATTGGCTATGATGATCCGACCGCACGAACATTAGTCGAAAAGTCAATTCGGCCGGTGGTGACTTTTGGTTTACATCGGGAAGCTGATGTTCGTGCAGAAAATATTCGATACGTCCAATTCGGGAGTAGATTTGATTTAATTTATAAGAATGAAAAGAAAGCGGAAGTAGCTATTCGAATGCCAGGTAAACATAATGTACAGAATGCATTAGCTGCGATTGCGGTTGGTATCGTTTTAGAACTCGATATTGCGCAAATTCTTCCGGGATTGGAAGGATTCAACGGGGTAGGGAGACGGTTTGAAATTAAGGGTGTAGTGAATGGTATAACCGTTGTCGATGATTATGCGCATAACCCAAGTAAGGTTGCAGCAGCGATTGCCGCGTGTAGAACCGGTGATGCAAAACGGGTTATAGCTGTGTTTCAGCCGCATCGATATACTCGTACCAAATTTCTAGCAGAGCAGTTTGGACAAAGTTTTACAGCTGCCGATGAATTGATTATTACAGAAATTTATGCTGCTGGAGAAACGCCACTTCCGGGTATATCAAGTCAGACAATTATTGACGCTGCTAAAATCAATGGATTTGAACGTATCACTTATATTCCTAACCGTGACGAGATTAATGATTATCTTATTAAAACCGTTCAACCTGGTGACATTGTAATTTATTTAGGTGCGGGAGATATTTGGCGATTGGCAGATGATTTGGTGGCTCGCTTGAAACAAAAAATGCAAACTAGGCTGAGTGTCGATGACCCTTTTCCGCCGATACAGGGAAAAGTCATTTCGCAAGCGATAATGAAAGATTATACGACGCTTAAAATCGGAGGAAAAGCAGAACTATTAGTTATCCCGGAAAACATCGAATCCTTGACTCAAATTCTCCACTATGCGAAACATAAAGGAATTACGCCATTTATCCTTGGCGCTGGGTCGAATATATTGGTGCGAGATAACGGTATCCCTGGGATAACGATTAAACTCGGTGAAGGATTTAAACACATTGAGCAAGTGGATACGCTGTTAATCCGTTGCGGTGCCGCAGTTATGTTACCGGATTTAGTAAAATTTTCTGCGGCTGCGGAATTAACCGGATTGGAAGCGCTTGTTGGCATCCCTGGAACCGTTGGTGGAGCGATATATATGAATGCTGGAGCTTTTAACCATTCGATTAGTGAATGTATTGCTACGATAACGATTGTAGATTTTGAAGGAAATATTAAAGTTTTAACAAAAGAAGAAGTAACATTTGATGAACATAAAACCAATCTTGATAAAGTAATTATTGTAGAATGTTTATTGAAATTGCTGCCGGGTAATAAGCAGGAAATATTAGCCAAAATGCAGCAATATACCGACCGGCGAGCGGCAACACAACCGTTAGAATATCCGAGCGCAGGTTGTTTTTTTCGGAATCCGAAAGGTGAAGGAGCAGGACGATGGATTGACCGTGCTGGATTGAAAGGAACCAGAATAGGTGGAGCGATGATTTCAGAGAAACATGCAAATTATATCGTTAATGTTGGTAATGCGACAGCACAGGATTGCCTAGAACTGATTAACCTTGTTCAGCAAAAGGTGAAAAGAGAATTTAATATTGATTTAGAGCTAGAAGTTAAGATAGTCGGCGCGAGCTGA
- the murG gene encoding undecaprenyldiphospho-muramoylpentapeptide beta-N-acetylglucosaminyltransferase, translating to MAQNTVSNGMKLLISGGGTGGHIYPGIAVIQGLLQIQPNAQFGYVGKKNGLEEQIVTNSGLPITFFGIEAQGLSRKISVTNVRALFKNYYGYKQATQVISQFRPDVVFGTGGYVSVSTVYAAQRKKIPTLILEQNLIPGLANKFLGKRATAIAVSFPETSAYFPIGKVTVTGTPVRLPKQTVSKAEARQLFGLEPDVFTLLVFGGSQGSLTINRAIVSALPILEERNIKLQIILQTGQKNYPNIVEQVKTSKIKVIILPYIHEMMNAYTAADLVICRAGAISIAEITVCGVPAILIPYPYATANHQEKNARMLEQHGAAKVVLERELTTSNLVELIAALMQNKQKLSIMAEKSRQLGKPNATFDLCKLIQQLANNKFISATAD from the coding sequence ATGGCGCAAAATACTGTATCTAACGGGATGAAGCTATTGATTTCTGGCGGAGGAACCGGCGGTCATATCTATCCGGGAATAGCGGTTATCCAGGGATTATTGCAAATACAACCAAATGCGCAATTCGGGTATGTTGGTAAAAAAAATGGATTAGAAGAACAGATAGTAACTAATTCTGGATTGCCAATAACGTTCTTTGGTATCGAAGCGCAGGGGTTATCCAGAAAAATATCGGTAACTAACGTTCGTGCATTATTTAAAAACTATTACGGTTACAAACAAGCGACGCAAGTTATTTCGCAATTTAGACCGGATGTGGTTTTCGGAACCGGTGGATATGTTTCCGTGAGCACCGTGTATGCTGCGCAACGGAAGAAAATCCCTACGTTGATTTTAGAACAGAATTTGATTCCAGGATTAGCGAATAAATTCCTTGGGAAACGAGCAACCGCAATTGCAGTTAGTTTTCCTGAGACGAGCGCATATTTTCCGATAGGGAAAGTAACCGTTACCGGAACGCCGGTGAGATTACCGAAACAAACGGTATCCAAAGCAGAAGCGAGACAATTATTCGGACTTGAACCAGATGTGTTTACTCTGTTAGTGTTTGGTGGCAGTCAAGGTTCATTAACGATCAACCGGGCGATAGTTTCTGCGTTACCAATATTGGAAGAGCGTAATATAAAATTGCAGATTATTTTGCAGACCGGCCAAAAAAATTATCCTAACATAGTTGAGCAAGTGAAAACCTCAAAAATAAAGGTGATTATTCTTCCGTATATTCATGAAATGATGAATGCATATACCGCAGCAGATTTAGTAATTTGTCGAGCTGGAGCAATTTCTATTGCAGAAATTACGGTTTGTGGGGTGCCTGCAATTTTAATTCCATATCCCTATGCGACGGCGAATCATCAGGAAAAAAATGCACGAATGCTTGAACAACACGGTGCAGCGAAAGTGGTTCTAGAGCGTGAATTAACTACATCAAACTTGGTCGAATTAATTGCCGCATTGATGCAAAACAAACAAAAGTTGTCAATAATGGCTGAAAAAAGTCGGCAATTAGGTAAACCGAATGCAACGTTCGACCTTTGTAAACTTATCCAGCAATTAGCGAACAATAAGTTTATATCCGCTACAGCAGATTAA
- the ftsW gene encoding putative lipid II flippase FtsW, with protein MLEFKTKIQATIFIVTIILVCFGLVMVLNSSFYLGEKKYHNPYYFFMRQLIWAIISIFAMLLMMRLDYQQLRKVSRFVLLVALLLLFVVLIIGKRVNGAIRWIYFGPISFQPSEFAKLALIIYMADVLTRKQEGDQLKKISTGLFPVTVVMGLLAILVLLEPDLGTAVVMVAIASALCFISGMRKLYLLIALAIPVLIYELIKHPYRWKRILVFLNPSSDPMGAGYQVNQSFIALGSGGLTGRGLGESLQAFGYLPDGHTDFIFSIIGEQLGFIGTIAVLSTFLLLIILGAVVAIRSKDLFGTLLVAGVISLIAMQVIINTSVVSGLLPAKGMPLPLISYGGSSLLFMLLGIGILLNVAKYTTERVKDIR; from the coding sequence ATGTTAGAGTTTAAGACGAAAATACAAGCGACAATATTTATTGTAACGATTATTCTCGTGTGTTTTGGTCTAGTAATGGTATTAAATTCAAGTTTTTATTTAGGTGAAAAGAAATATCACAATCCATATTATTTCTTTATGCGTCAATTAATCTGGGCAATAATCAGTATCTTTGCTATGTTGCTTATGATGCGCTTGGACTATCAACAATTACGAAAAGTAAGTCGGTTTGTTTTACTTGTTGCATTATTGTTACTCTTTGTTGTGCTCATAATAGGGAAACGGGTTAATGGTGCAATTCGCTGGATTTACTTCGGTCCAATTAGCTTTCAACCATCAGAATTTGCGAAGTTAGCTTTGATTATCTATATGGCAGATGTCTTGACGAGAAAGCAGGAAGGTGACCAATTAAAAAAGATTTCTACCGGATTATTTCCTGTCACGGTAGTTATGGGATTATTAGCAATATTAGTGTTGCTGGAGCCGGATTTAGGAACTGCGGTGGTGATGGTTGCGATAGCATCGGCACTCTGTTTTATTTCAGGAATGCGAAAATTATATTTATTGATTGCGCTAGCAATTCCCGTATTGATTTATGAGCTGATTAAACATCCGTATCGCTGGAAAAGAATATTAGTTTTCTTAAACCCGAGCAGTGACCCAATGGGTGCGGGATATCAAGTCAACCAATCATTTATTGCGCTAGGTTCCGGCGGTTTAACCGGTCGAGGATTAGGCGAAAGTCTTCAGGCATTTGGATATCTCCCCGATGGTCATACAGATTTTATTTTCTCGATTATTGGCGAACAATTAGGATTTATTGGAACTATAGCGGTTCTCTCCACTTTCCTATTGTTAATCATACTCGGAGCTGTCGTAGCAATTCGCTCTAAAGACTTATTTGGAACGCTCTTGGTTGCAGGAGTAATTTCGCTTATTGCTATGCAAGTAATAATTAATACTAGTGTTGTTTCGGGCTTATTACCAGCTAAAGGAATGCCATTACCGCTTATCAGTTACGGTGGGTCATCGTTATTATTTATGTTACTCGGTATAGGAATTTTGCTTAATGTTGCGAAATATACCACTGAACGAGTTAAAGACATCCGTTGA
- the murD gene encoding UDP-N-acetylmuramoyl-L-alanine--D-glutamate ligase, whose protein sequence is MQRLGLSVTNKNITVLGMARSGVAAANLLAKHGAKVKISDIKPRESLEKFIQQLVSPEIEISTSANQVEDIKSAELVILSPGIPTDIPAVQEAKNRNIPVLSEIELAYQFSQANWIAITGSNGKTTTTTLTGELLKSAWSAPVEVAGNIGFALCNVAEQVPKEGLIVSEISSFQLETITTFKPYIGALLNLTPNHLDRYPDFESYARAKIRIFEYQSGNDFAVLNADDIETQKYVSAVKAKKIFFSRLTNLKEGVFVNQHNVWVKFGNWDEAVIPLKELNIPGEHNVENALAAVAIAVCCGIAPSKLVEPLKAFKGVEHRLEFVRELNGVKYYNDSKATTVVAVITALKSLSGPIILIAGGKDKGSDYTPLRPLLQKKVKQLILIGQARQKMRTALESSCPILEADSMQEAVKLAYEKAVNGDTVLLSPACASYDMFTDFEERGRIFKQIVMEL, encoded by the coding sequence ATGCAAAGGTTAGGTTTATCGGTTACGAACAAGAACATTACAGTTTTAGGAATGGCAAGAAGCGGAGTTGCTGCAGCAAATTTATTGGCTAAACACGGGGCAAAAGTTAAAATCAGCGATATTAAACCCCGTGAGAGTTTAGAAAAATTCATTCAGCAATTAGTGAGTCCGGAAATTGAAATCTCAACGTCAGCCAATCAGGTCGAAGACATTAAATCCGCAGAACTGGTTATATTAAGTCCTGGTATTCCAACGGATATTCCAGCGGTGCAAGAAGCGAAAAACCGAAACATTCCGGTGCTTAGCGAAATCGAGTTAGCATATCAATTTTCGCAAGCGAACTGGATAGCTATTACCGGGTCGAACGGAAAAACCACGACGACAACGTTAACCGGTGAATTGTTGAAATCAGCATGGTCAGCTCCAGTCGAAGTTGCTGGCAATATCGGATTTGCATTATGCAATGTAGCTGAACAAGTTCCGAAGGAAGGTTTAATCGTTTCCGAAATCAGCAGTTTCCAATTGGAAACGATAACGACATTTAAACCCTATATCGGTGCCCTGTTAAATTTAACGCCGAATCATCTTGACCGATATCCGGATTTTGAAAGTTATGCCCGAGCAAAAATCAGAATATTTGAATATCAATCCGGAAACGATTTTGCAGTATTGAATGCGGATGATATTGAAACGCAGAAGTATGTATCTGCAGTTAAAGCGAAAAAAATCTTTTTTTCCCGATTAACAAACTTGAAGGAAGGAGTTTTTGTTAACCAGCATAATGTTTGGGTCAAGTTTGGCAATTGGGACGAAGCGGTTATCCCGCTGAAAGAATTAAATATTCCTGGCGAACATAATGTTGAAAATGCACTCGCTGCAGTCGCTATTGCGGTATGTTGTGGTATTGCTCCTTCCAAACTGGTCGAGCCGCTAAAAGCATTTAAAGGAGTAGAACACCGGTTGGAGTTTGTTCGCGAATTAAACGGCGTCAAATATTACAATGATTCTAAAGCAACAACAGTGGTTGCGGTGATAACCGCACTTAAAAGCCTTTCAGGACCAATCATTCTCATTGCTGGTGGGAAAGACAAGGGAAGCGATTATACTCCGTTACGTCCGTTATTGCAAAAAAAAGTTAAACAGTTGATTCTGATTGGTCAAGCGCGGCAGAAAATGCGAACTGCGTTAGAGAGTAGCTGTCCAATACTTGAAGCTGATTCGATGCAAGAAGCGGTCAAACTTGCGTATGAAAAAGCTGTGAATGGAGATACAGTGTTATTATCTCCGGCGTGCGCAAGCTATGATATGTTTACCGATTTTGAAGAACGTGGACGCATATTCAAACAAATAGTAATGGAACTATAG
- the mraY gene encoding phospho-N-acetylmuramoyl-pentapeptide-transferase, translating to MLYLFLIHYLNKLYDIPGINVFRYITFRSATAAFLALLISLLLGPKVIARLRQMKIGQYIRKIDQEKGPDLSEMHKGKAGTPTMGGILILISILVPVILLGDLTNRLVILMLIVTCWFGAVGFLDDYIKLVMRRSLGLTAANKLFWQICLGIAVGLYLYYYPIIPDKATQLYFPFLKNFHPTLGWWYIPFVVLVIVGASNAVNLTDGLDGLAIGCVTISALAYVVMTYIVGRADYSAYLQIAYVKEASELTVFVAALVGAGLGFLWFNAHPAKVFMGDTGSLALGGALGIIAILIKQELTLVIIGGVFVIEALSVIIQVASYKLRGKRVFLMSPLHHHFERAGVHESTIIVRFWIVAAILAMIGLSTLKLR from the coding sequence ATGCTCTATCTTTTTCTCATCCATTATCTCAATAAGCTTTATGATATTCCTGGAATTAATGTTTTCCGGTATATTACGTTCCGGTCAGCGACAGCCGCATTTTTAGCGTTATTAATCAGTTTACTTCTCGGACCAAAAGTTATAGCACGATTGCGGCAGATGAAAATCGGTCAATATATCCGCAAAATTGACCAAGAAAAAGGACCTGATCTTAGCGAGATGCATAAAGGCAAAGCCGGAACGCCAACCATGGGCGGGATATTAATCCTAATTTCGATTTTAGTACCAGTGATACTATTAGGCGATTTGACGAATCGACTAGTCATTTTGATGTTGATTGTAACCTGTTGGTTTGGTGCGGTTGGATTTCTAGATGATTATATCAAATTGGTTATGCGTCGGTCGCTAGGATTAACCGCTGCGAATAAATTATTCTGGCAGATATGCTTAGGCATCGCCGTTGGCCTGTATCTTTATTATTATCCTATTATTCCAGATAAAGCCACCCAACTTTATTTTCCGTTCCTCAAAAACTTCCATCCGACGCTAGGCTGGTGGTATATTCCTTTTGTGGTGTTAGTCATAGTTGGAGCTTCGAACGCCGTGAATTTGACCGATGGACTTGATGGATTAGCTATCGGTTGTGTAACGATTAGCGCGTTGGCGTATGTCGTGATGACATATATTGTTGGTCGAGCAGATTATAGCGCATATTTACAAATTGCGTATGTTAAAGAAGCAAGTGAGCTAACTGTTTTCGTAGCAGCGCTCGTCGGTGCCGGATTAGGATTTTTATGGTTTAATGCACATCCCGCTAAAGTGTTTATGGGTGATACCGGTTCATTAGCATTAGGAGGAGCACTCGGGATCATCGCCATTCTGATTAAACAGGAATTGACTCTGGTTATCATTGGTGGAGTTTTTGTGATTGAAGCTCTTTCGGTAATCATTCAGGTTGCTTCGTATAAACTGCGCGGCAAACGGGTATTTTTAATGTCACCATTACATCATCATTTTGAACGAGCCGGTGTTCATGAATCGACAATCATTGTTCGATTTTGGATTGTTGCGGCAATCTTAGCGATGATTGGGTTAAGCACGCTAAAATTACGGTAA
- a CDS encoding UDP-N-acetylmuramoyl-tripeptide--D-alanyl-D-alanine ligase: MESITVTQIVQWTQGKLIHDTWGLPVTNISTDTRTLTIGDLFVPIKGEHFDGHNFLEEAIRKGAAGILIAEGNPLPHIQWQNHFVIQVKDTKRALGDLAKHYRAQFDIPVIAITGSNGKTTVKEMVAQILNQRFSVLKNEGNLNNEIGLPLTLFQLGTKHRVAVIELGMSALGEIKRLAEISQPSIGVVTNVAEAHLEFFKSVDEIAMAKSELVTSLNENHTAVLNIDDERVARFKELTKAKILTFGIQNRADFRATEIRFNQEKMRIEFQLLSPQGYHQVCMPILGQHNVYNALASTAAVWSLMPDIELIAAGLATIKPAKMRMELIELNGIIIINDAYNANPKSMHSALETIANLKVTGRKIAVLGTMRELGQIEVSAHQQVGIKVANLNLDYLITVGELARQIADGAKQAGMAPERIFELDSNQQAVEVLSGLIHSGDLVLVKASRKLKFEEIVFDLQKLYSQLCIN, translated from the coding sequence TTGGAATCAATTACCGTAACGCAAATTGTACAATGGACACAAGGGAAACTCATCCATGACACATGGGGATTACCGGTAACGAACATTAGCACGGATACGCGAACCCTTACCATCGGTGATTTATTTGTACCCATTAAAGGCGAGCATTTCGACGGACACAATTTTCTCGAAGAAGCGATTCGAAAAGGTGCTGCCGGAATTCTAATTGCCGAAGGAAATCCATTACCACATATCCAATGGCAAAATCATTTCGTGATTCAAGTTAAAGATACGAAACGAGCCTTAGGCGATTTAGCGAAACATTATCGAGCGCAATTTGACATTCCAGTGATTGCGATAACCGGTAGTAACGGAAAAACTACGGTTAAAGAAATGGTTGCGCAGATATTAAATCAGCGATTTAGTGTCCTGAAAAACGAAGGGAATTTAAATAATGAAATCGGATTACCGCTCACTTTATTTCAGTTGGGAACGAAGCATCGAGTTGCAGTAATTGAACTTGGAATGAGTGCCCTTGGAGAAATTAAGCGGTTAGCCGAAATCAGCCAGCCGTCTATTGGAGTTGTAACTAATGTAGCGGAAGCGCATTTAGAATTTTTTAAATCAGTTGATGAAATTGCTATGGCGAAGTCGGAATTAGTCACCTCGTTGAACGAAAATCACACCGCTGTGCTGAACATTGATGACGAACGGGTAGCGCGGTTTAAAGAATTGACCAAAGCGAAAATTTTAACCTTTGGGATTCAAAATCGAGCAGATTTTCGAGCGACAGAAATAAGGTTCAACCAGGAAAAAATGCGGATAGAATTTCAGTTACTTAGTCCCCAAGGATACCACCAGGTATGCATGCCCATTCTTGGCCAACACAATGTATATAACGCACTAGCATCCACGGCAGCAGTGTGGAGTTTAATGCCAGATATTGAATTAATTGCTGCCGGATTAGCTACCATTAAACCGGCGAAAATGCGAATGGAATTGATTGAACTTAATGGGATAATCATCATCAACGATGCGTATAATGCGAATCCGAAGTCAATGCATTCCGCTTTGGAAACCATTGCTAATTTGAAGGTAACCGGTCGAAAAATAGCGGTGCTAGGAACGATGCGAGAACTAGGTCAGATTGAAGTTTCAGCGCATCAGCAAGTCGGCATAAAGGTTGCAAACCTGAACTTGGACTATTTAATTACGGTCGGCGAATTAGCCCGCCAGATAGCGGATGGCGCAAAACAAGCAGGTATGGCTCCGGAACGGATATTTGAATTAGATTCCAATCAGCAAGCAGTTGAGGTATTAAGCGGATTAATTCATTCTGGCGACTTAGTTTTGGTCAAAGCTTCACGGAAACTTAAATTCGAAGAGATTGTATTCGATTTGCAAAAACTGTATAGCCAATTGTGTATAAATTGA